A genomic window from Lotus japonicus ecotype B-129 chromosome 1, LjGifu_v1.2 includes:
- the LOC130731656 gene encoding uncharacterized protein LOC130731656, whose amino-acid sequence MLHSTEKVSMSRPSNFQQKKKLDHHEKLTRQLSNFSSSNEAYHGGKSASIPFTWESQPGTPKVRFQDNYLPPLTPPPSYFQNATKNPITKSKKNPKASFLQTMFSKRSTRKGCPPQPPGPSSFQSYSSSSSSSSLSSSSPRPTSYSVPSSPMVHSRTSFSVPSSPMVHWRKGEEEEDLYEVSDSNMSSGGNARSRGRYSSMFKKVLLGDFR is encoded by the coding sequence ATGTTACATAGCACAGAAAAAGTAAGCATGTCAAGGCCTTCAAATTTTCAACaaaagaagaagcttgatcatCATGAGAAGCTAACAAGGCAATTGTCCAATTTCTCATCATCAAATGAAGCTTACCATGGAGGCAAATCTGCATCTATTCCTTTCACATGGGAATCTCAACCAGGCACTCCTAAGGTCAGATTCCAAGATAATTATCTTCCTCCTCTCACCCCACCACCATCTTACTTCCAAAATGCTACCAAAAACCCCATAACCAAGTCCAAGAAGAACCCAAAAGCTAGTTTTTTGCAAACTATGTTCTCCAAGCGTTCAACAAGAAAAGGTTGTCCTCCTCAACCGCCTGGACCTTCATCTTTTCAGTCctattcttcctcttcttcgtcATCATCTTTGTCATCATCGTCACCTCGGCCAACATCGTATTCGGTGCCATCTTCTCCGATGGTACACTCAAGGACATCGTTTTCGGTGCCGTCTTCTCCAATGGTACACTGGAGGaagggtgaagaagaagaagatctgtATGAAGTGAGTGATTCGAATATGAGCTCCGGCGGCAATGCCAGGTCAAGAGGGCGCTACTCATCCATGTTCAAGAAGGTACTTCTTGGAGATTTTCGGTGA
- the LOC130733887 gene encoding uncharacterized protein LOC130733887: MNDQMLIKILRWLMKPKIWRFVGFASAVVGLLCYALSSSFKHLFGEWTFLKIFLYSVFSLIISLMILYAKIWRHSRSLRFKVHMGFLVLAITSIYSSFSDRVMNGKPDVYSLISSAAFAIMSLSLSRQVQCGFEVDFLYFFLGCLIVQLMKIKLQLAIVGVSFSYCLVILRSSFPSIENEDTGSQDEHHVVIEVDSLQLRSTNIAGMMQQLETCVKALQQENSNVMKMLSERAKECLEGKFEAELVTDDNYLLDALPSGRMNELYGIVKLMMDAACWL; encoded by the coding sequence ATGAATGATCAAATGCTCATCAAAATTCTGAGATGGCTAATGAAGCCAAAAATATGGAGATTTGTGGGTTTTGCTTCAGCAGTTGTTGGACTGCTTTGTTATGCTCTCAGCTCTTCCTTCAAACATCTATTTGGCGAGTGGACTTTTCTGAAGATATTTCTGTACAGTGTTTTCAGTCTCATAATCTCCCTAATGATCCTGTATGCAAAGATATGGCGACACTCAAGAAGTCTCCGCTTTAAAGTTCATATGGGGTTTTTGGTTCTGGCCATCACCTCTATCTATTCCTCTTTCTCGGACAGAGTGATGAACGGGAAACCAGATGTATATAGCCTGATTTCATCAGCTGCCTTTGCTATCATGTCACTCAGTTTATCAAGGCAAGTCCAGTGCGGATTTGAAGTTGATTTTCTGTATTTCTTCCTGGGATGTCTGATAGTGCAGCTCATGAAGATTAAGTTGCAGTTAGCTATTGTTGGAGTGAGTTTTAGCTACTGTCTTGTTATTCTTCGTTCTTCTTTTCCTTCAATAGAAAATGAGGATACTGGATCTCAAGATGAACATCATGTGGTCATTGAAGTGGATTCCCTACAACTGAGAAGTACTAATATTGCTGGTATGATGCAACAACTTGAGACTTGTGTGAAGGCGCTTCAACAGGAAAATTCGAATGTCATGAAGATGCTTTCAGAGCGTGCGAAGGAGTGTCTTGAAGGTAAATTTGAAGCTGAGTTGGTAACTGATGATAACTACCTGTTGGATGCGCTGCCATCCGGTAGGATGAACGAGCTTTACGGAATTGTAAAGTTGATGATGGATGCTGCCTGCTGGTTATGA
- the LOC130728340 gene encoding exocyst complex component EXO70B1-like has product MVQLLNFANAVVDGSPSAWRLFTILDMFKALDGLILKFQSLFPASFMNEAIAVKNKLGEASRDLFMELDKLIFRIPEVAAAADGRLHPMTTWVMRNLSNAWRSWRTQEKIFHQYPKGTNGAGTSSFTAQMERIIKLLDRKLVEKSKIYKDPALSCIFMMNNWRHIERMGEEWKMVVISGKDWFPRSRELVHQNLELYLRSSWDKVFDLLKLNNNELMVSDVEAELMKEKLDLFNFCLEQMSRVQSTWRVYDNKLREEIRTSLENVLLPAYGIFIGRFQDVLGKHAHKYIEYGMFDIQERLNNLFNGGKMNQSFDEPSVFLEAK; this is encoded by the coding sequence ATGGTTCAGCTTCTGAATTTTGCCAATGCAGTTGTTGATGGGAGTCCTTCAGCTTGGCGTTTGTTCACAATACTAGACATGTTTAAGGCATTGGATGGTTTAATTCTGAAATTCCAGTCATTATTCCCTGCTTCCTTCATGAATGAAGCAATTGCAGTAAAAAACAAATTGGGAGAAGCTAGCAGAGACCTCTTCATGGAATTGGATAAACTAATTTTTCGTATCCCAGAGGTAGCTGCTGCTGCTGATGGCCGGCTTCATCCGATGACAACTTGGGTGATGAGAAACCTCTCTAATGCTTGGAGGTCATGGAGGACACAAGAGAAAATTTTCCATCAATACCCTAAAGGTACTAATGGAGCGGGAACTTCTTCATTTACAGCACAGATGGAGCGAATAATTAAGCTATTAGACAGAAAATTGGTAGAGAAGTCCAAAATCTACAAAGACCCTGCTCTGAGCTGTATTTTCATGATGAATAATTGGAGGCATATCGAACGAATGGGTGAAGAATGGAAAATGGTAGTCATTTCCGGCAAAGATTGGTTCCCAAGAAGCAGAGAACTAGTTCATCAAAACCTTGAACTCTATCTAAGAAGCTCATGGGATAAGGTGTTTGACTTGTTGAAGCTGAACAACAATGAGTTGATGGTGTCCGATGTTGAAGCAGAATTAATGAAAGAAAAGCTCGATTTGTTCAACTTCTGCTTAGAGCAGATGTCCAGAGTTCAGTCCACTTGGCGTGTTTATGATAATAAGCTAAGGGAAGAGATAAGAACATCTCTGGAAAATGTCTTGCTGCCAGCCTATGGAATCTTCATAGGGAGGTTCCAAGATGTACTTGGTAAGCATGCTCATAAGTATATTGAGTATGGAATGTTTGACATTCAAGAACGACTCAACAATCTCTTTAATGGAGGCAAAATGAATCAGAGTTTTGATGAACCCTCTGTTTTCTTGGAAGCAAAATGA